A DNA window from Hevea brasiliensis isolate MT/VB/25A 57/8 chromosome 2, ASM3005281v1, whole genome shotgun sequence contains the following coding sequences:
- the LOC110661039 gene encoding probable prolyl 4-hydroxylase 3: MVKLRYSRIQVRKWSTLSMVLKMLFMLTVILLMLLGLGIFSLPISSDDASPNDLTTSYRRLAVERDDNGLGKRGEQWTEILSWEPRAFLYHNFLSKEECEYLIALAKPHMTKSTVVDSKTGRSKDSRVRTSSGMFLRRGRDKIIRSIEKRIADFSFIPVEHGEGVQVLHYEVGQKYEAHYDYFLDEFNTKNGGQRTATVLMYLSDVEEGGETVFPAAKGNISSVPWWNELSECGKQGLSVKPKMGNALLFWSTSPDATVDPSSLHGSCPVIRGNKWSATKWMHLGEYKV; encoded by the exons ATGGTGAAGCTGAGATACTCAAGGATACAAGTGAGGAAATGGTCGACATTGTCGATGGTATTGAAGATGCTTTTTATGCTAACGGTGATTCTGTTGATGCTATTGGGTCTTGGGATTTTCTCCCTTCCCATAAGCAGCGACGATGCCTCTCCCAATGATCTCACTACTTCGTACAGACGTCTGGCCGTTGAAAG AGATGATAATGGTTTGGGAAAGAGAGGAGAGCAGTGGACTGAAATTCTTTCTTGGGAGCCTCGAGCATTTCTTTATCACAATTTCTTG TCAAAGGAAGAATGTGAGTACTTAATAGCTCTGGCCAAACCACACATGACAAAGTCAACTGTGGTGGATAGCAAGACAGGTCGAAGCAAAGATAGCAG GGTTCGTACAAGTTCTGGAATGTTTCTGAGGAGAGGACGGGATAAAATTATTAGGAGCATTGAAAAAAGGATAGCGGACTTCTCTTTTATTCCTGTAG AGCATGGAGAAGGAGTTCAAGTTCTTCATTATGAAGTTGGGCAGAAGTATGAGGCTCACTATGATTATTTTCTTGATGAGTTCAACACTAAGAATGGGGGCCAACGGACAGCAACTGTTCTAATGTATCT GTCAGATGTTGAAGAAGGGGGTGAGACAGTGTTTCCTGCAGCTAAGGGAAACATTAGCTCTGTGCCATGGTGGAATGAGTTGTCTGAATGTGGCAAACAGGGCCTTTCAGTGAAACCGAAAATGGGTAATGCATTGCTGTTTTGGAGCACAAGTCCTGATGCTACGGTAGATCCTTCAAGTTTGCATG GTAGTTGTCCTGTGATTAGAGGGAACAAATGGTCAGCAACAAAGTGGATGCATCTTGGAGAATACAAGGTCTGA